From Diaminobutyricibacter sp. McL0608, one genomic window encodes:
- a CDS encoding ABC transporter ATP-binding protein, with product MLLKLLGRFLRPHWRLLVGVVFFQLGQSLLSLWLPTLNADIIDNGVVKGDTNYILWVGAGMLGVTVLQVACAITAVYFGAKVAMRVGRDLRGAIFVRVGEFSEREVSAFGAPSLITRNTNDVQQVQMLVLMTCTLLISAPILAIGGIILALQQSIQLAWLIVVSVPILLIAVGLIIVRMVPLFRLMQARIDKVNKVLREQLTGIRVVRAFVREDVEVRRFKKANEEVTDTALRAGRLFALMFPIVMLVLNVSSVAVIWFGAFQIQDGSLQIGTLTAFLQYLMQILMAVMMATFMAVLIPRAAVCADRISEVLNTESTVTSAASPVSVLETHGTVELVDASFAYPGAEQPVLSDVSFLARSGRTTAIIGSTGAGKTSLVNLIPRLFDATSGLVLVDGVDVAELEPDLLWSRIGLVPQKPYLFSGTVESNLRYGKPDATEDELWAALSTAQARDFVEAMPEGLNAPISQGGTNVSGGQRQRLAIARALVKRPEIYVFDDSFSALDVSTDARLRTALKRDVTGATFIIVAQRVTTIMDADQILVLEDGRIVGQGTHEQLLETSETYAEIVSSQLTAEEAA from the coding sequence ATGCTCCTGAAACTCCTCGGTCGCTTCCTGCGCCCGCACTGGCGACTCCTCGTCGGCGTCGTCTTCTTCCAGCTCGGACAGTCGCTGCTGTCGCTGTGGCTGCCGACCCTCAATGCCGACATCATCGACAACGGTGTGGTCAAGGGCGATACGAACTACATCCTCTGGGTGGGCGCCGGGATGCTCGGCGTCACGGTCTTGCAGGTCGCCTGCGCGATCACCGCCGTCTACTTCGGTGCGAAGGTCGCGATGCGCGTCGGGCGTGACCTGCGCGGCGCGATCTTCGTGAGGGTGGGCGAGTTCTCGGAGCGGGAAGTCTCCGCATTCGGGGCGCCTTCGCTGATCACTCGCAACACGAACGACGTGCAGCAGGTCCAGATGCTCGTGCTCATGACCTGCACCTTGTTGATCTCGGCACCGATCCTGGCGATCGGCGGCATCATCCTGGCCCTGCAGCAGTCCATCCAGCTCGCCTGGCTGATCGTCGTCAGCGTGCCGATCCTGCTGATCGCGGTCGGCCTCATCATCGTGCGCATGGTGCCCCTCTTCCGGCTCATGCAGGCCCGCATCGACAAGGTCAACAAGGTGCTGCGCGAGCAGCTCACCGGTATCCGGGTCGTGCGTGCGTTCGTACGCGAAGACGTCGAGGTCCGGCGGTTCAAGAAGGCCAACGAAGAAGTCACCGACACTGCACTGCGCGCCGGCCGCCTGTTCGCGCTGATGTTCCCGATCGTGATGCTCGTGCTGAACGTCTCGAGCGTCGCCGTGATCTGGTTCGGAGCATTCCAGATCCAGGACGGCTCGCTTCAGATCGGCACGCTGACCGCGTTCCTGCAGTACCTCATGCAGATCCTCATGGCGGTGATGATGGCGACGTTCATGGCCGTTCTCATTCCGCGTGCAGCCGTCTGCGCCGACCGCATCTCGGAAGTGCTCAACACGGAATCGACGGTCACGTCGGCCGCGAGCCCGGTGAGCGTTCTCGAAACGCATGGAACCGTCGAACTGGTGGATGCGAGCTTCGCGTACCCCGGTGCGGAGCAGCCGGTCCTCAGCGACGTGAGCTTCCTCGCCCGCTCGGGCCGCACGACGGCGATCATCGGCAGCACGGGCGCGGGCAAGACGTCGCTGGTCAACCTGATCCCGCGATTGTTCGATGCGACCAGCGGGCTCGTCCTGGTCGACGGCGTCGACGTCGCGGAACTCGAGCCCGACCTCCTGTGGTCGCGCATCGGGCTCGTGCCGCAGAAGCCCTATCTCTTCTCGGGCACCGTGGAGAGCAACCTCCGCTACGGCAAGCCCGACGCGACGGAGGACGAGCTCTGGGCGGCGCTTTCGACCGCCCAGGCACGCGACTTCGTCGAGGCGATGCCTGAGGGCCTGAACGCCCCGATCTCCCAGGGCGGCACCAACGTATCGGGTGGCCAGCGCCAGAGGCTCGCCATCGCCCGGGCCCTGGTCAAACGCCCGGAGATCTACGTCTTCGACGACTCGTTCTCCGCGCTCGATGTGAGCACCGACGCCCGTCTTCGCACGGCGCTGAAGCGTGATGTCACCGGCGCGACGTTCATCATCGTGGCGCAGCGGGTCACGACCATCATGGACGCCGACCAGATCCTCGTGCTCGAAGACGGCCGGATCGTCGGCCAGGGTACCCACGAACAACTCCTCGAGACCTCCGAGACCTACGCGGAGATCGTCTCGTCCCAGCTCACCGCGGAGGAAGCAGCATGA
- a CDS encoding ABC transporter ATP-binding protein, with protein sequence MTGLTISDLKLELGDPKSPKQILRGIDLEVPSGQITGLAGESGSGKTVTGLTVCGLQPAGSRVTGTIRLDGARTAVDNLLALSPARLNRLRGRELAMIFQDPTASLHPMISIGGQLTDHMRLHLGLGRRQARELAVELLERVRVPEPEAALAKYPHQFSGGQLQRIAIAIAIACEPSVLIADEPTTALDVTVQAGILRLLRELCDTMGLAILLVTHDLGVMSAVADTVAVMHNGSIVEHGTRYQVIREPQSEYTRSLIESLPAVPPPPQVVHEVAVETGIEDDREENG encoded by the coding sequence GTGACCGGACTCACCATCTCTGACCTGAAGCTGGAACTGGGCGATCCGAAATCGCCGAAGCAGATCCTGCGCGGTATCGACCTGGAGGTGCCGTCGGGCCAGATCACCGGACTCGCCGGCGAATCAGGCTCGGGCAAGACCGTGACAGGGCTCACCGTCTGCGGATTGCAGCCGGCCGGCTCGCGAGTGACGGGCACCATCAGGCTGGATGGTGCGCGCACCGCGGTCGACAACCTTCTCGCGTTGTCCCCGGCACGGCTCAACCGCCTCCGCGGTCGTGAACTGGCCATGATCTTCCAGGACCCGACAGCGTCCCTGCACCCGATGATCTCGATCGGTGGGCAGCTCACCGACCACATGCGCCTTCACCTGGGTCTCGGGCGCCGCCAGGCACGCGAACTCGCTGTCGAACTTCTCGAGCGCGTTCGCGTGCCCGAGCCCGAGGCAGCACTCGCCAAATACCCGCACCAGTTCTCGGGCGGGCAGCTGCAGCGGATCGCCATCGCCATCGCCATCGCCTGCGAACCGTCGGTCCTGATCGCCGACGAGCCGACGACCGCGCTCGACGTGACCGTGCAGGCCGGCATCCTCAGGCTGCTGCGCGAACTGTGCGACACCATGGGGTTGGCCATCCTGCTCGTCACGCACGACCTCGGGGTCATGTCGGCGGTCGCCGACACTGTCGCCGTGATGCACAACGGCTCGATCGTCGAACACGGCACGCGGTACCAGGTCATCCGAGAACCGCAGTCCGAATACACGCGGTCGCTCATCGAGTCGCTGCCCGCGGTACCTCCGCCACCGCAGGTTGTCCACGAGGTGGCAGTCGAGACCGGCATCGAAGACGACCGGGAGGAGAACGGATGA
- a CDS encoding TetR/AcrR family transcriptional regulator: MVQNRRAQPLSVEERQSMIIDAVIPLLIEHGRAVTSKQIAEAAGIAEGTIFRAFGDKDTLVTAAIEKYLDPEPLRQALRSIDPALPLENKVRAMIYLMRERFSSMFRMIAAIGGERPPVPNARHEFPAIIAEVLAPEAASLNWPADRVAHIVRMVSVASSFPALNEGMEFSVDELARFVLYGVAGHPADIGETLSRTTPALFISTESTAASVTN, encoded by the coding sequence ATGGTCCAGAATCGGCGAGCGCAGCCGTTGTCGGTCGAGGAGCGGCAGTCGATGATCATCGACGCGGTCATCCCGCTGCTCATCGAGCACGGCCGTGCCGTCACGTCGAAGCAGATCGCCGAAGCCGCAGGCATCGCCGAAGGCACGATCTTCCGCGCATTCGGCGACAAGGACACGCTTGTCACGGCTGCCATCGAGAAATATCTCGACCCCGAGCCGCTCCGGCAGGCACTCCGGTCGATCGACCCCGCGCTCCCGCTCGAGAACAAGGTCCGCGCGATGATCTATCTGATGCGCGAACGGTTCTCGAGCATGTTCCGCATGATCGCGGCCATCGGCGGAGAGCGCCCGCCCGTGCCGAACGCGCGTCACGAATTCCCGGCCATCATCGCCGAGGTGCTCGCACCCGAGGCGGCTTCCCTCAACTGGCCAGCCGACCGTGTCGCGCACATCGTTCGGATGGTCAGCGTCGCCTCGTCGTTCCCCGCACTGAACGAGGGCATGGAATTCAGCGTGGACGAACTCGCCCGCTTCGTGCTCTACGGGGTCGCCGGGCATCCGGCCGACATCGGCGAGACGCTCTCCCGCACCACCCCAGCACTATTCATCAGTACCGAATCAACCGCCGCATCCGTCACGAACTAG
- a CDS encoding ABC transporter ATP-binding protein, protein MTGELVVDGVSVQYRRPGQSKLTAVDDVSLSLGTGEVVGLVGESGCGKSTLARAICGLEPLSGGTITFDGEPIPRLRLRPRPVRLRRIQMVFQNPYASLNPRRKVGAQIADAFAVAGPDRSTVPQLLADVGLDADAADRYPHEFSGGQRQRIAIARAIAARPDVLIGDEPIASLDASLQAKVAQLMRDVALKNGASLLFISHDLSVVRVIADRVAVMQAGRVVETGPIDQVWNSPTNDYTARLLASIPVPDGLGNLPVG, encoded by the coding sequence ATGACCGGCGAACTGGTGGTCGACGGGGTCAGCGTGCAGTACCGCCGCCCCGGACAGAGCAAGCTCACTGCGGTCGACGATGTCTCGCTCTCGCTCGGAACAGGGGAGGTCGTCGGACTGGTGGGCGAGTCCGGATGCGGAAAGTCCACGCTCGCGCGCGCGATCTGCGGGCTGGAGCCGTTGTCGGGCGGAACGATCACGTTCGACGGCGAACCGATACCGCGTCTGAGGCTGCGGCCGCGTCCGGTGCGGCTGCGTCGCATCCAGATGGTGTTCCAGAACCCGTATGCGTCCCTCAATCCGCGCCGCAAGGTCGGCGCCCAGATCGCGGATGCGTTCGCCGTCGCCGGTCCCGACCGCTCGACCGTGCCCCAACTGCTCGCAGACGTCGGCCTCGACGCGGACGCGGCCGACCGCTACCCCCACGAATTCTCCGGCGGCCAGCGTCAGCGCATCGCGATCGCCCGTGCGATCGCGGCGCGGCCGGATGTGCTCATCGGCGATGAGCCGATCGCCTCGCTCGACGCGTCGCTTCAAGCCAAGGTCGCCCAGCTCATGCGCGACGTCGCTCTGAAGAACGGCGCCTCGCTCCTGTTCATCAGCCATGACCTGTCGGTCGTCCGCGTCATCGCCGACCGCGTCGCCGTCATGCAGGCGGGTCGCGTCGTCGAGACCGGACCGATCGACCAGGTCTGGAACTCGCCGACGAACGACTACACGGCACGCCTGCTCGCCTCCATCCCGGTCCCTGACGGTCTCGGGAACCTCCCGGTCGGCTGA
- a CDS encoding ABC transporter ATP-binding protein encodes MSTTEEKTPPRPMPRRGPGGGGPFGGMQGPVEKAMNFGPSAKRLAGRLAPERWGVVFVTILGVFSVTFAVLGPKILGNAINIVVAGAISKTMPKGLTQDQVIAGLRASGHGQQADLLSGMTLTPGEGIDFRALSMVLMVVLLLYIFSSLFSYLQAYVLNGITQRTVYRLREEVEEKINRLPLRYFDGMNRGELLSRVTNDIDNISQTLQQTLSQLLTSLLTVIGVVVMMFIVSPLLALIALITIPLTLIVTMVIARRSQKLFVAQWKHTGELNGQIEEAYTGHALVKVFGRHREVEEQFRLKNEEMYKASFGAQFISGIIMPAMMFVGNLMYVVIAVAGGLQVASGALQIGDVTAFIQYSRQFTQPLTQLGSMANLLQSGVASSERVFELLDADEQSVDPAAPKSPIGTKGRLEFEDVSFRYVDETPLIEDLSLVAQPGQTVAIVGPTGAGKTTLVNLMMRFYEIDSGRITLDGVDIASMTRDDLRSRMGMVLQDTWLFGGTIRENIAYGRPGATEEEILDAARATYVDRFVHSLPDGYDTVLDDEGGNVSAGEKQLLTIARAFLARPSVLILDEATSSVDTRTELLVQKAMSALRADRTSFVIAHRLSTIRDADLILVMESGRIVEQGTHAQLLAAGGAYYNLYNSQFAAAISEDV; translated from the coding sequence ATGAGCACGACAGAAGAGAAGACGCCTCCCCGCCCGATGCCGCGGCGCGGACCCGGCGGTGGAGGACCGTTCGGCGGCATGCAGGGTCCGGTCGAGAAGGCCATGAACTTCGGACCCAGCGCCAAGCGACTGGCCGGCCGGCTCGCGCCCGAGCGCTGGGGGGTCGTCTTCGTGACCATCCTCGGCGTGTTCAGCGTGACGTTCGCCGTGCTCGGTCCGAAGATCCTCGGCAACGCGATCAACATCGTCGTGGCCGGGGCGATCTCCAAGACGATGCCGAAGGGGCTGACCCAGGACCAGGTCATCGCGGGACTCCGGGCGTCAGGGCACGGCCAGCAGGCCGACCTGCTGAGTGGGATGACCCTCACCCCGGGCGAAGGGATCGACTTCCGCGCCCTCAGCATGGTCTTGATGGTCGTACTGCTGCTCTACATCTTCTCGTCCCTCTTCAGCTACCTGCAGGCCTACGTGCTCAACGGGATCACCCAGCGCACCGTGTACCGCCTGCGCGAAGAGGTCGAGGAGAAGATCAATAGGCTTCCGCTGAGGTACTTCGACGGCATGAACCGCGGCGAGCTGCTCAGCCGGGTCACCAACGACATCGACAACATCTCGCAGACCCTGCAGCAGACGCTGAGCCAGCTGCTCACCTCGCTGCTCACCGTGATCGGCGTCGTCGTGATGATGTTCATCGTGTCGCCGTTGCTGGCGTTGATCGCTCTCATCACCATTCCCCTCACGCTGATCGTGACGATGGTGATCGCACGGCGTTCGCAGAAGCTGTTCGTGGCCCAGTGGAAGCACACGGGCGAGCTCAACGGCCAGATCGAGGAGGCCTACACCGGTCACGCCCTGGTCAAGGTGTTCGGTCGGCACCGCGAGGTCGAGGAGCAGTTCCGGCTCAAGAACGAAGAGATGTACAAGGCGAGCTTCGGCGCGCAGTTCATCTCGGGGATCATCATGCCGGCCATGATGTTCGTCGGAAACCTCATGTATGTGGTCATCGCCGTCGCGGGCGGCCTCCAGGTCGCATCCGGTGCACTGCAGATCGGTGACGTGACGGCCTTCATCCAGTACTCGAGGCAGTTCACCCAGCCACTCACCCAGCTCGGCTCGATGGCGAACCTGCTCCAGTCGGGCGTCGCATCGTCCGAGCGGGTCTTCGAGCTGCTCGACGCCGACGAGCAATCGGTCGACCCCGCCGCGCCGAAGAGCCCGATCGGAACGAAGGGCCGCCTCGAGTTCGAGGACGTCTCATTCCGCTACGTGGACGAGACGCCCCTGATCGAGGACCTCTCGCTGGTCGCTCAGCCGGGCCAGACGGTCGCGATCGTGGGACCGACAGGCGCGGGCAAGACGACGCTGGTCAACCTGATGATGCGTTTCTACGAGATCGACTCCGGGCGCATCACGCTCGACGGCGTCGACATCGCGTCGATGACGCGCGACGACCTGCGGAGCCGGATGGGGATGGTGCTGCAGGACACGTGGCTGTTCGGCGGCACGATCCGCGAGAACATCGCGTACGGCCGGCCGGGCGCGACGGAGGAGGAGATTCTCGACGCGGCCCGCGCGACCTACGTCGACCGCTTCGTGCACTCGCTGCCCGACGGCTACGACACGGTGCTCGACGATGAGGGCGGCAACGTGAGCGCCGGCGAGAAGCAGCTGCTGACGATCGCCCGGGCGTTCCTCGCGCGACCCAGCGTGCTCATCCTCGACGAGGCTACGAGCTCGGTCGACACGCGCACGGAGCTGCTGGTGCAGAAGGCGATGAGCGCGCTCCGCGCCGACCGCACGAGCTTCGTGATCGCCCACCGCCTCTCGACGATCCGCGACGCTGACCTGATCCTCGTGATGGAGTCGGGCCGCATCGTGGAGCAGGGCACGCACGCCCAGCTGCTCGCTGCCGGCGGCGCGTATTACAACCTGTACAACTCGCAGTTCGCCGCGGCGATCTCGGAGGACGTCTGA
- a CDS encoding NAD(P)/FAD-dependent oxidoreductase — protein sequence MSDDYRRVSFWMDALVASGADDLEPRASLSEDVSVDVCIVGGGLTGLWTAYYLQEADPTLSIAILDKDIAGFGASGRNGGWSSALFPLSASALESRYGFDAAVALRRAMVDTVDEVGRSAEAEGIDCDFVRGGTVAFVRSSVQLASARAELEEATHFGVDQVSLLGTDTVRERFGVPSAIAATFAAECARIQPAKLVRGLARAVERRGATIYERTEVRSWADGRVDAVVGDTPRSVRAATVVNATEGYGSALRQVGRRILPLYSLMIATEPLSDAVWDRIGIEHGQTFTDFRHLLIYGQRTADNRFAFGGRGARYHLGSAIRPAYDRVGRVTHHLRRALVDLFPAAADARITHEWGGPLGVPRDWHASVGFDAARKEAWAGGYVGDGVSTTNLAGRTLADLITGADTELTSLAWVNHRSPRWEPEPLRFAGANAGLVGMQFADAEERVTGRPSVAARLMRPLTGH from the coding sequence ATGAGCGACGACTACCGGCGCGTCAGTTTCTGGATGGATGCGCTCGTCGCGTCGGGCGCGGATGATCTGGAGCCGCGCGCCTCTCTCTCCGAGGATGTGAGCGTCGACGTGTGCATCGTCGGGGGCGGCCTCACCGGCCTCTGGACCGCGTACTACCTCCAGGAGGCCGACCCGACCCTGTCGATCGCGATCCTGGACAAGGACATCGCCGGTTTCGGCGCGTCCGGACGCAACGGCGGCTGGAGTTCCGCGCTGTTCCCTCTGTCCGCATCCGCCCTCGAGTCGCGTTACGGCTTCGATGCCGCAGTGGCGCTCCGCCGGGCGATGGTCGATACCGTCGACGAAGTGGGTCGATCCGCGGAGGCCGAAGGAATCGACTGCGACTTCGTCCGCGGCGGTACGGTTGCCTTCGTGCGCTCCTCCGTCCAGCTCGCGAGCGCGCGGGCGGAACTCGAGGAGGCCACGCACTTCGGGGTCGACCAGGTGTCCCTGCTCGGCACCGACACCGTCCGGGAACGGTTCGGGGTGCCGAGCGCGATCGCCGCGACATTCGCAGCCGAGTGCGCACGCATCCAGCCTGCGAAGCTCGTGCGCGGCCTCGCGCGCGCCGTCGAGCGACGCGGGGCGACCATCTACGAGCGCACCGAGGTGCGATCCTGGGCGGACGGCCGAGTGGATGCGGTGGTCGGCGACACACCGCGAAGCGTCCGCGCTGCGACCGTCGTGAACGCGACGGAAGGATACGGTTCGGCGCTTCGTCAGGTCGGCCGCCGCATCCTGCCGCTGTACTCGCTGATGATCGCGACGGAGCCGCTCAGCGACGCCGTCTGGGACCGCATCGGTATCGAGCACGGCCAGACCTTCACCGACTTCCGCCACCTGCTGATCTACGGCCAGCGCACCGCCGACAACCGTTTCGCGTTCGGCGGGCGGGGCGCGCGGTATCACCTCGGAAGCGCCATCCGGCCCGCCTACGACCGCGTCGGCCGCGTCACACACCACCTGCGGCGGGCTCTCGTCGACCTCTTCCCGGCTGCGGCGGATGCGCGGATCACGCACGAATGGGGCGGCCCGCTGGGGGTCCCCAGGGACTGGCACGCCTCCGTCGGCTTCGATGCCGCACGCAAGGAGGCGTGGGCAGGCGGCTACGTCGGTGACGGGGTGAGCACCACCAACCTCGCCGGACGCACGCTGGCCGACCTCATCACTGGAGCGGACACCGAGCTGACCTCACTCGCCTGGGTGAACCACCGGTCACCGCGCTGGGAGCCGGAACCCCTGCGGTTCGCTGGCGCCAACGCTGGACTGGTGGGGATGCAGTTCGCCGACGCCGAGGAGCGCGTCACGGGTCGTCCGTCCGTCGCCGCCCGTCTCATGCGACCGCTGACCGGCCACTGA
- a CDS encoding aspartate aminotransferase family protein, which produces MSTTTAAPTTSSEAELQAKARDHLWMHFARQSVMEDGHGVPIITRGEGHHIWDSQGRKYIDGLSGLFVVNAGHGRKRLAEVAARQAEQLAFFPIWSYAHPNAIELADRLASYAPGDLNRVFFSTGGGEAVETAFKLAKYYWKLQGRPTKHKVISRNVAYHGTPQGALAITGIPAMKEMFEPLTPGGFRVPNTNFYRAPEHGDDLEAFGVWAANRIEEMIEFEGPETVAAVFLEPVQNSGGCFPPPPGYFKRVREICDKYDVLLVSDEVICAFGRIGHMFACDEYGYVPDMITCAKAMTSGYSPIGATIVSDRIYEPFKHGNTSFYHGYTFGGHPVSAAVAMENLDIFEEEKLNEHVRENSPLFRAELETLLDLPIVGDVRGDGYFFGIELVKDKATKETFDDDESERLLRGFLSKALFDAGLYCRADDRGDPVVQLAPPLTIGPAEFKEIGQILRGVLSEAWTRL; this is translated from the coding sequence ATGAGCACAACCACGGCAGCACCGACCACCTCGTCCGAAGCCGAGCTCCAGGCCAAGGCCAGGGATCACCTCTGGATGCACTTCGCACGCCAGTCCGTCATGGAAGACGGGCACGGAGTGCCGATCATCACGCGGGGTGAAGGCCACCACATCTGGGATTCCCAGGGGCGGAAGTACATCGACGGGCTCTCCGGCCTGTTCGTCGTCAACGCGGGTCACGGGCGGAAGCGCCTCGCTGAGGTCGCCGCGCGCCAGGCCGAGCAGCTTGCGTTCTTCCCGATCTGGTCGTACGCGCATCCGAACGCCATCGAGCTCGCCGACCGGCTCGCGAGCTACGCGCCAGGGGACCTCAACCGCGTCTTCTTCTCGACCGGCGGAGGTGAAGCGGTCGAGACCGCCTTCAAGCTCGCCAAGTACTACTGGAAGCTGCAGGGCCGCCCGACCAAGCACAAGGTGATCTCGCGCAACGTCGCGTACCACGGCACCCCGCAGGGTGCCCTGGCCATCACCGGGATCCCGGCGATGAAGGAGATGTTCGAGCCCCTGACCCCCGGCGGCTTCCGCGTTCCGAACACCAACTTCTACCGCGCGCCCGAGCACGGCGACGACCTCGAGGCGTTCGGTGTGTGGGCCGCGAACCGCATCGAGGAGATGATCGAGTTCGAGGGTCCCGAGACCGTGGCCGCGGTCTTCCTCGAGCCCGTGCAGAACTCCGGTGGATGCTTCCCGCCCCCTCCCGGCTACTTCAAGCGCGTGCGCGAGATCTGCGACAAGTACGACGTGCTCCTGGTCAGCGACGAGGTCATCTGCGCTTTCGGGCGCATTGGCCACATGTTCGCCTGCGACGAGTACGGCTACGTCCCCGACATGATCACCTGCGCGAAGGCCATGACGAGCGGATACTCCCCCATCGGCGCGACCATCGTCAGCGACCGCATCTACGAGCCCTTCAAGCACGGCAACACGTCGTTCTACCACGGCTACACGTTCGGCGGTCACCCGGTGTCTGCCGCGGTGGCGATGGAGAACCTCGACATCTTCGAGGAGGAGAAGCTCAACGAGCACGTCCGCGAGAATTCGCCGCTGTTCCGCGCCGAACTCGAGACGCTCCTCGACCTGCCGATCGTCGGCGATGTGCGCGGCGACGGTTACTTCTTCGGCATCGAACTGGTGAAGGACAAGGCGACCAAGGAGACCTTCGACGACGACGAGTCGGAGCGGCTGCTCCGTGGCTTCCTGTCGAAGGCGCTCTTCGACGCCGGCCTGTACTGCCGCGCCGACGACCGCGGCGACCCCGTCGTGCAGCTGGCCCCGCCGCTGACCATCGGACCCGCCGAGTTCAAGGAGATCGGCCAGATCCTCCGAGGCGTCCTCTCCGAGGCGTGGACCAGGCTCTAA
- a CDS encoding aldo/keto reductase has product MAQIEYRPLGNSGLVVSTIGLGCNNFGRQGTASESQAGTDAVIGAAIDAGVTLFDTADIYGAERGLSETLMGKSLAGKRDRIVLATKFGMDMSGANGPDWGARGSRRYIRLAVEASLRRLQTDWIDLYQLHAPDAVTPIEETLAALDDLISEGKVRYIGHSNLAGWQIAEAEFTAQLAGHPKFISAQNEYSLLVRGAEKEVLPAVNKFGLGFLPFFPLYNGLFTGKFSRQGGPADSRIMMIRKHLADNAPWDVIEQYQEFCDVRGVTMLEATFAWLLAQPGLTSVIAGATKPEQIVQNAEAATSWTPSDDEVATISDLFS; this is encoded by the coding sequence ATGGCTCAGATCGAATATCGCCCCCTCGGAAACTCCGGCCTCGTGGTCTCCACGATCGGCCTCGGCTGCAACAACTTCGGAAGGCAGGGGACCGCATCCGAGAGCCAGGCGGGGACCGACGCCGTGATCGGCGCGGCAATCGATGCCGGCGTGACCCTCTTCGACACGGCTGACATCTACGGGGCGGAACGTGGGCTGTCGGAGACCCTGATGGGCAAGTCCCTCGCCGGAAAGCGCGACCGGATCGTGCTCGCGACCAAGTTCGGCATGGACATGAGCGGTGCGAACGGGCCCGACTGGGGCGCTCGCGGATCGCGACGCTACATTCGACTCGCCGTCGAGGCGTCACTGCGCCGCCTGCAGACCGACTGGATCGATCTGTACCAGCTGCACGCGCCGGATGCTGTCACTCCGATCGAAGAGACCCTGGCCGCTCTCGACGACCTCATCTCCGAAGGCAAGGTCCGTTACATCGGACACTCCAACCTCGCAGGCTGGCAGATCGCCGAGGCCGAGTTCACCGCGCAGCTCGCCGGCCACCCGAAGTTCATCTCGGCGCAGAACGAGTACAGCCTGCTGGTACGCGGTGCCGAGAAAGAGGTGCTGCCGGCGGTCAACAAGTTCGGACTGGGCTTCCTTCCCTTCTTCCCGCTCTACAACGGCCTGTTCACGGGCAAATTCTCGCGGCAGGGCGGCCCGGCTGACAGCCGCATCATGATGATCCGCAAGCACCTCGCCGACAACGCACCGTGGGATGTCATCGAGCAGTACCAGGAGTTCTGCGACGTGCGCGGTGTGACCATGCTCGAGGCGACCTTCGCGTGGCTGCTCGCCCAACCCGGACTCACGAGCGTGATCGCGGGGGCCACGAAGCCCGAGCAGATCGTGCAGAATGCGGAGGCGGCCACTTCGTGGACGCCCAGCGATGACGAGGTCGCGACCATTTCGGACCTGTTCTCCTGA
- a CDS encoding Lrp/AsnC family transcriptional regulator has translation MSTLRASTPGKPMQIDDVSKAIIEQLQADGRRSYAEIGKAVGLSEAAVRQRVQKLTESGVMQIVAVTDPMQLGFYRQAMIGVRVSGDTRVVADKLAAMPAVDYVVLTAGTFDILAEVVCENDLDLITMLNSEIRTLEGVLSTETFVYLKLHKQFYNWGTR, from the coding sequence ATGAGCACCCTTCGGGCATCGACGCCAGGCAAGCCGATGCAGATCGATGATGTGTCAAAGGCGATCATCGAGCAGCTGCAGGCCGACGGCCGCCGCTCCTATGCAGAGATCGGCAAAGCGGTCGGACTCAGCGAGGCCGCCGTCCGCCAACGAGTCCAGAAGCTGACCGAATCCGGCGTGATGCAGATCGTCGCCGTCACCGACCCGATGCAGCTGGGCTTCTACCGGCAGGCGATGATCGGCGTCCGCGTGAGCGGCGACACGCGCGTCGTCGCCGACAAACTCGCGGCGATGCCGGCCGTCGACTACGTCGTACTCACAGCGGGGACGTTCGACATCCTCGCTGAGGTGGTGTGCGAGAACGATCTCGACCTCATCACCATGCTGAACTCGGAGATCCGCACCCTCGAGGGTGTGCTCTCGACCGAGACGTTCGTCTATCTGAAACTCCACAAACAGTTCTACAACTGGGGAACGCGGTAA